A part of Fusarium graminearum PH-1 chromosome 3, whole genome shotgun sequence genomic DNA contains:
- a CDS encoding palmitoyltransferase PFA3, protein MASARRWARKAERCCCTFATYFPLAFVYGLTSWAVWVVVNIGSVSTKSSWIGTGSSIVGVALYVMLNWCYTTAVFTPPGSTTNDMGYGLLPTQNTPQATSFTVKSNGEFRFCKKCQARKPDRAHHCSTCRRCVLKMDHHCPWLATCIGLRNHKAFLLFLIYTSLFCFWSFAVSACWVWYEALNDQEYIDSFLPVNFIMLSVISGIIGLVVGAFTSWHIHLARCGQTTIECLEKTRYLSPLRKTYNSAHNPANEVPEAARHFVDFHANALPGITRPEEGEERREMPRSYPPDGSQPVQLSYAQREREQRQRRYEEYLDEQDSEKLPNVFDLGWKRNLLHLFGPTPALWFFPVSNTTGDGWTWEASSTWLEARDRLSAEREQQRAREVNAGWGSPDDIPDIPERPTGAGKHYSPSPNLAGPKTMSKADRVLGRDPNLYADATQDVPMQRLSPRGRSIDDELADLDTDDEDGFLDANNPDKAEGGKFSPSFTSDSHRRDDAEARALEVVTNGNWGRGGASGMLRKGSSQSTPTRTPSNLSRSGTPKFQDEGVD, encoded by the exons ATGGCGTCGGCTCGTAGGTGGGCGCGCAAAGCCGAGCGTTGCTGCTGTACATTTGCGACCTACTTTCCATTGGCCTTTGTATACGGCTTGACATCATGGGCTGTTTGGGTGGTTGTCAATATCGGTAGCGTCAGCACCAAGAGCTCTTGGATAG GTACTGGCTCTTCAATAGTAGGCGTCGCACTCTATGTCATGCTCAACTGGTGCTACACTACCGCTGTCTTTACACCTCCCGGCTCGACGACAAATGACATGGGATATGGTCTTCTACCGACACAAAACACACCCCAAGCCACCTCCTTCACAGTCAAGAGCAACGGCGAGTTTCGATTCTGCAAAAAGTGCCAGGCTCGCAAACCTGATCGTGCTCACCACTGCTCGACATGTCGACGATGCGTTCTCAAGATGGACCACCATTGCCCCTGGCTGGCGACATGTATTGGATTACGCAACCACAAGgccttcctcctcttcctgatTTATACGTCCCTTTTCTGCTTCTGGTCTTTCGCCGTGAGTGCATGCTGGGTCTGGTATGAGGCTCTGAACGACCAGGAATACATTGACTCCTTCCTGCCCGTCAACTTTATCATGTTGAGTGTCATCAGTGGAATCATTGGACTCGTGGTTGGCGCTTTTACATCATGGCATATTCACTTGGCTCGATGTGGACAGACTACGATTGAGTGTCTTGAAAAGACAAGATACCTCTCGCCGCTGCGTAAGACGTACAACTCTGCTCACAACCCCGCCAATGAAGTACCAGAGGCTGCTCGCCATTTTGTCGACTTTCACGCAAATGCTCTACCCGGTATCACACGTCctgaagaaggcgaggagCGACGAGAGATGCCCCGATCATACCCCCCTGACGGTTCCCAGCCTGTTCAACTTTCATATGCTCAGCGTGAGCGGGAGCAGCGACAAAGGAGATACGAGGAGTACCTCGACGAGCAAGATTCCGAAAAGCTTCCCAACGTCTTCGATCTTGGCTGGAAACGCAACTTGCTGCACCTCTTTGGCCCCACCCCCGCGCTGTGGTTTTTTCCTGTTTCCAACACTACAGGAGATGGTTGGACATGGGAGGCAAGCAGCACATGGCTAGAGGCTCGCGATCGACTCTCCGCTGAGCGAGAACAACAGCGAGCCCGTGAAGTGAACGCTGGCTGGGGTTCACCAGATGATATCCCTGACATCCCCGAGCGACCTACAGGCGCAGGAAAACATTACTCTCCTAGCCCAAACCTCGCAGGTCCTAAGACAATGAGTAAAGCTGATCGAGTTCTTGGCCGGGACCCCAACCTATACGCTGATGCAACACAAGACGTACCTATGCAGCGTCTCAGCCCTCGTGGCCGATCAATAGACGATGAGCTAGCAGACCTGGacaccgatgatgaagacggtTTTCTTGACGCCAATAACCCCGACAAAGCAGAAGGTGGAAAGTTCAGTCCAAGCTTCACATCCGACTCCCATCGTCGAGACGATGCCGAAGCCCGCGCTCTAGAGGTCGTTACAAACGGCAACTGGGGTCGTGGTGGTGCGAGCGGTATGCTCCGCAAGGGAAGCTCACAGAGCACTCCGACCAGAACGCCCAGCAATCTCAGCCGTTCAGGGACACCCAAGTTCCAGGACGAGGGCGTTGACTAG